One Spirochaetota bacterium genomic window, TTTCATATAAAAAGAAGTTTGCATCTGTAGCTGGCAATCCTATAGTTTGGGGTTTATGGAATATTGACATATACGGCCCCAACATACATCTTGGCAAAAATGTGGTTTTTTTAGCAGCAAACGGAAGCAAAACATCTCTCACTACAGTACGGCTAGCAGGGCATGAAGGCAGAATTGATATTGGCAATAATGTGCTGGTTATGAATGGAGTACGCATCAGCAGCGCATCCCACATCATCATTGGCGATGACTGTATGCTGGCTAACTTCTGTTACCTGACCGATGCTGACTGGCATGATATCCATGACCGCACCAACCCTATTGGGAAGACTGCGCCAATCATATTGGAACGGGGAGTATGGATAGGCGATTCTGCTATTATTTGCAAAGGTGTACATATTGGGGAAAATTCAGTTGTGGGCGCTGGTGCTGTGGTAACAAAAGATGTACCCGCCAATGTTGTTGTTGCTGGCAATCCTGCACGGATTGTGAAGGAAATTGATCCCGATAAGGTTATCACTCACAGCAGCCTGTATGCAAAAGTTGGAGCACCCCGTCTATGAGGATATGCCTTCTGTGTTACAGGGCAAACCCTTTTTGTGGTGGTCAGGGTATTTACCTGAAATATGTTGCAGAGGCCCTATCCCGTCAGGGACATGAGGTGCATGCCATAGTTGGCCCTCCCTATCCACACAGAATGCAAAATGTTACCATTCATTACATTGAAAATAATCAATATTATATCAAAAAAGGCTTTGAATTCATCAATCATGATAATCCATTTGATATTTTTCATCCCATTAATACATACGAATATTTGCATTCACGGCTTGGTGCATTTCCTGAAATAAGTGGTTTTAGCTACCGTGCTTTTTTTGCGCTGCGAAAGCTCCACGAAAAGCTAAAGTTTGATATTATCCATGACAATCAGTGTATTGGCTATGGGCTTCTTTTTATGAAAGCATTAGGTATCCCGGTGATAGCAACCATTCATCACCCACTGACTATTGACCTTGAAAATGTGCTTGAACGAGCTTCATCGTTTAAAAATAGATTTAAAGGAGTGATGTTTTATCCAATACTTATGCAGAAAATTGTATCAAAGCGCCTTGACCATATCATAACCGTTTCAGAAGATTCCAAAAACAGAATTACAAAAGATTTTGGTGTTCCTTCTTACAAACAGTCAGTAGTATACAATGGGCTTGATACCTCAATTTTTAGAAAGTTACCACACATAAAGAAAAAACCAGAAAAGCTACTATTTGTTGGTAACGTTGAAGATGGCAAAAAGGGGTTTGTGTACCTTTTAAAGGCGCTGACCCTCATAAAAAGCAAAGCAACATTAACTGTTATTGATGGCGGTGCTCCTCACCGGCGCATCACCCAGAAGCTTGTTGATACTTTAGGTGTACGCAACAAAATTGAATTTGTTGGTGCAGCATCAACTGATGAACTAGTACATCATTATAATGAAGCAAGCGTATGCATTGTTCCTTCAGTGTACGAGGGGTTTGGATTCCCTGCTGCTGAAGCTATGGCATGCGGTACTCCTGTTGTTGCCAGTGATGGTGGTGCACTCCGTGAAGTAGTTGGTGATGCAGGAATTGTTGTACCTGTGCGGGATGAAGTAGCATTGGCTGATGCTATCGATAATCTACTACATAGCAAAAAGCTCTTACAGGAGCTATCGCACAAAGGGATAGAGCGAGTGAAAACACTCTTTAACTGGGACAATGCTGCTGTACAAATTTCAGAAATATATAACAAGGTTATTGCTTACTACTACCGATAATTTATTATTTTTGTACTTTTAGGCAATTTTAATTCGGCCACCGTGTCTGGAACGGCAGCATCAACTGTATACTGCTGCATGGTTACTTCAAACATTGTTTTGCCATTAACATCTACCAACCGTATTGCATTACAGGTAAAGATATTGTTCTCTATTTTTGGTTTTATAAAATAAATCTCATATCGAGCGTTGCTGCGCTTTTGTATAAACAAAATTTTAGCAGGAACATTATCTTTTAATGATATTGTCTGATGCATTACATCATTTTCCAAAAGTATAAACTGCTCATTGTGAGACTCAACTGCCTTAGCTGCATAGTAATCTTTTAATAACGGAATTTTACCAATTAGAAGATTATCAATAAGCTCAACATCTATATCAAACGGCAAAAAAGAGTATACAGGAAATTTAGTATAGTCAAACACCAGCAGGCTGTTTTCAATAGGCTGATAAATATAGAGTGTATCGTTGTCTCGTACCACTACGCTGAGCTGGCTTCCAAACACCGAATCAACTATTGACATACGCGCTTTTTTTGCGTCCACGTTGTACAATAATTTTGCAGATGACTTGAAACTGTTTTTTGATATGCTTTCAATCCTGAATGATGCAGATACAGTATGTGGCAACGTTGCATTTAATTGTATTATTTTTTCTAACAGAGGTGTAGCATTGGCTTCTTTTTTTTCAGCTTCTATCACCTGTGAAGAAGCACAAAAGCAGCAAAAAAACAGCAATGCTATTACTGCAATAGGTAAAATGTTTTTCCTTATACTTATCATGGCTCTATTACTTCCTTTTTTGGCTATTAATCTTTTTTTGCACTTCAGGTTTAGGGTCAAGCGCATACGATTTATTCCAATACTCAATTGCTTTATCCTGCAACTGCAGGGCGTTGTAGGCATCGCCTATATGCTCGTACACAACGGCATCAGGGTACCCTTCAAGCTCTAATTCCTGAGCCGCCTCAAGCAATAATGGCAATGCATCATGATATTTCCCCATTTTATAATATACCCACCCTAATGAATCAAGATATGCTCCATTTGTTGGTTCGCTCTCAAGAGCGGAATTTATCAGCATCAATGATTCATCCAATTTAATGTTATTATCTGCATAGAGATAACCTAAATAATTACATATCCGGGCACTTTTTTGCTCACTATTGCAGGCTTCCTGTAATATGGCGATAGTATCCTGCAGCCTTTTCTGTTTATCAATAACTGATGCTAAGTAAAAATAATACATTTCATCCTTTTTTATATTGACTGCTCTTCGCAACATATCCTCAGCACCCCTATAATCATTTTTTTTAAGATACACAAGACCTTTGAAAAAATATGCATCTGGATTATGTGTATCAATTGCCTGTACTGCATTCATGTATTCAAATGCTTTAGAATAATCTTTCAGGAGGGCATACAAATACCCAATGCGAAGTAAAATGTCTTTTTCATTTTTTGCTGTTTTTGCCTTGCCATAAAAATAGATAGCTATGTTATACTGATTTAAATCTTCATATATTTGCCCTAAATATAAATTTGCCTCCTGTATATTTGGGTCCATTTCCAAAGCTCTGGAGAACATGGATATTGCTGCGTTGTAATCTTTTTTTTGATATAACAATACCCCTGCAGTATAAAAATTTGATGCAGCAGTAGCCTTATCCTGCTTTCTTAATGCAACACGTGCCATTGCAATATATGGCATGTCAAGGGAGCTGTTCATTCGTTTTAATTTTTGTGCTAGCTCTAATGCCTCATCATCTTTGTGAAGGAGTTCCTGATACATCATTCGTGCTAGCTGTCCTTCAGAGCTTCTATGATGAATAGCCTTACGCAATACCGGCAATGCCTTCATATCTTCATAGATATAATATATCCTGCCTACATGCAATATGGCTTTTATGTCATTAGGGTAGCGATCAAGATACTGTGACAGAAAGTTAGTTGCCTGAGTTATCTGGCCTTTTTCAAGATTTAAGAGGCCAAGAATATACAGCATAGAATAGTTTTCAGGATTTTCATTATATGCCTTAGAAAAAAAGTGATATGATTTTTTATACTCACCAAAACTGTAATATATATGCCCAAGGTAATAATACGATTGTTCCTTGTAGTATGATTCTATCTGTTCAAACTCACTCTGTTCTACAACCTTAAAAAAATGGTATCGTGCTTTTTTATTTTGTTTATATTGCGAGTAATACACTGTTGCCAGATTAAAGCGCACTCTATACAATTCTGGTCTTTTTTGCAATAGCTTTTCCAGTGCTGCAACACCTTCATCAATCTGATTAAGGTTCATATATACTGAATATTGCAGCAGGTACGGCTTATCCCAGTATTCATTTATAGCTATTGATTTATTTGCATAATCTATCGCCTTTGCATAATCATACTGATAGTAATAGCATTCAGCTATCTGATAATAAATGGCATCTAATTGATTGCTTTCTTTGCTTGCTTCTTCAAGTAAAGCGATAGCTTGCGAGTAATTCTTTTCATTTTTCAGTAATAACGCTTTACTATACAGTTCAAACGAGGTTTCTTTATAATGGGGTTTACTGACAGTGCTGTCTTGACTTTTTTGAGCGGAACTACAGGATATAATCGTAATCAATAAAAACAATAGGGATTTTTTCATGACAATATTTCCTTTACCCAATTATTAAGTAAACGTGACTATAATGAAAGGTATATATAATATATACTTTTTTCAGTAACTGTCAAATATAAAATATCGCACGATGAAAGCAGCATTAATTTTGTAACAAATGCAGGTGTTTTGATACAAAAATACTTTGCAAGTATAAATAATTTTTGTATATTATACACTGCTGGCAGGCAGTAAGCATGAAGCTATGAAAGCAAAAGTATAATAATATTTTCAAGGAGGTAGAAAATGCTTTTTGGGATTGACCCCTTATACTGGATGATGATGGCTCCGGTACTTCTGATTTCTCTGTGGGCATCGTTTAGAGTCAAAAGCGCGTTTAATAAATTTTCTCAAGTACCATCCCGCTCAGGGTACACCGGTGCTGATGTTGCACGAATAATTTTGCAACGCAACGGATTGTCGCACATTCCGGTAGAAGAAACCACTGGATTTTTATCAGACCACTATGATCCAATCAAGAAAGTAGTGAGGCTTTCGCCTGAAGTATATAATAGCAATTCACTTGCTGCAATTGGCGTTGCCGCGCATGAAACAGGCCATGCAATACAACACGCTAAACTGTACAGGCCTTTAGTGCTACGCAATGCAATTGCACCAACTGCATCCATTGGATCAAACCTTTCATGGATAATCATTTTTGCAGGTTTTATCATTGGTTCACTTGGTCTGGTGAAGCTTGGCATACTGCTTTTTAGTTTAGTAGTGGTGTTTCAGCTTATAACCTTGCCGGTTGAATTCAACGCCTCATCCCGTGCAAAAGAAATTCTTCAGGGGTATGGCATTGTCAGTGCAGGTGAACTTGCGGGAGTAAGTAAAGTGCTTTCCGCTGCTGCCATGACTTATGTGGCAGCTGCAGCATCTGCAATTGTGACACTGTTGTATTTTCTAATCCGCGCAGGATTGCTGGGCGGAAGAGATGAATAATAGATTGAGGAAGGAGATGGGGTGAGTAATTCACCCCATTTTCATTAACGGCGCAGGATTGCTGGGTGGAAGGGATGAGTAAAGTTTATAAAAGAGAGGAGTGAGTAAATCACCCCATTTTCATTTACCGCGCAGGATTGCTGGGCGGAAGGGATGAATAATAGATTGAGGAAGGAGATGGGGTGAGTAAATCACCCCATTTTCATTAACGGCGCAGGATTGCTTGATGGAAGAGATGAGTGATATTTTATTAAAAGAATGGGTGTATAAATCATCTTTTTTTATTCTGTGCAGCATTGTTTAGTGTAAGGCTTGTAAAATAAATTTAGAAAGGGGAGGGGTGAGTAAATCGTCTTTTTTTTGTTTTTTACAAAAATTATTTAATAAATAACTGGAACAATAATGGTAATAAAAGAACTGAGTGGGAAAATCATCCTTTTTTTATGTCCACAGCATTGTTTGATGAAAGAAATATAATAATAATTTTAGAAAAATAATGTGATGAGTTAATAACATTTATTCTTTATTTGTATTGCATGGAATTTATTATATGGATTTGACTGCACACATATATAATGCATATCTTCTAGTGTTGTGATTAATTTATAGATCACTGTATTAGCCTCTGTGACAGAGGCTTTGCGTACCACACTTTACACAATTATCCTGTCAAATAATGTTAATACATCTTAAATAATAATTAACAATGACATTTAAATTGTTGACATATTTTTTTGAATCTTATAAATAAAATCAAAACGATATATTACTGGAATACGCAATGAGGGTAACCTGCTTACTTCAATATCTACTGATAACAGTGTTGTGTCTGTGTGCAGCTGGATGTGATTCGGACAATCCTATAATTGACCTTCGATATAACTGGAAAATATACTCTGGCGACAACTTTTCAATAGCAAATCCTGAATTTGATGATATATCATTGCAATCAATTAACCTTCCCGGAAAACTATCGCCTAAAAAAGCAAAACAGTATATATGGCTAAGAAAATCAGTAGTAATACCAGAAGCATTTAAAAATTATGATAGTGCGTTTGTACTGGGCAAAATATGGGATGTTGAACAAACATATTTTAATGGATATAAAATAGGCTCTGCAGGGAGCGAATACCCCAACTTCCACTCAGAATGGAACAGTTTCAGGTATTATATCATCCCATCACATATAATCAAGTATAACCAACCAAACGTCATTGCTATTAGAGTATTCAGCAACCAGAATGCTGAATATAATGGAGTGCCTCTGATTACAACGTTGCCACATGCAAAAGTGATAAATTTTTACCGTTCTCTATTGGCAGAATATATACCACTTGCAACGAGCTTTCTTACTCTTATTTTAGGTATAATTGCTCTGTATTATTATTTTAAAAATAAAGACATGCTTACATTGTATTTTGCAATTGTTTCTGTTTTATGGTGTATAAGTGCAATGCATTTTTATTTGCCGCATTATTGGATTTTTGACTTCAATACACAGGATAAAATATACTACGCCTTGACTGCAGTTATTGCTATCGTTGTATATTTCTTCTTTGAAAATGTGACAGCAAGTTACAACAGAACTCTCAGGATTGTGATTACAGTTGCTGCTTTCTGCATGATTATTTTAAGCCTTTCAGCTACTGAAAATGACCCGGTAACCGGTTGGAGATTCCAGGTTATAGGTACTTTTGGGCTAATTGTACAGATACTGTGGGGGTTACTTATTATAAAAGGAATACGCAAAAATCAGAGGGAAGCAAAAACACTATTGATCCCTTATCTTTTTATGATGTTATGTGTAGCACATGATTCACTTGCTGTTTCAGGTGTACTGTATGCAAATTTTTTCTGGCTTAATTTAGGATATCCGGCACTAATTTTAGGCATAGGCGCCATACTGTCTCAACGTTCCGCAAGACTTGCGGAGGAACTCCTTGAATCAAAACAATACATTGAAAAAAAGAATGCAGACCTGATACAAATCTTACAAAAAATTAACCAGTCAATTGCAGAATTACAGCAGGTTGCAAAGGAGGTTGAGCGTTCAGCTCATGTATTGCAAACAAGCATGCATGACCAGACATCAAGTATAGAGCAGACATCTGCAGCTCTAGAAGAATTTTCATCTACTGTAGATATCATTGCATCTAACTCCCAGCACCAGGATACAATCCTTAATAAAAACAAAGAACTTCTGATGGAATTAATCAAAGGCATCAATCATATTACCGATGCTGCAAAAACGGCAGTAAAGTTAAGCTACAAAAGCCAGGGCCAGACTGCGGTAACGAAGGAGCATCTTTCAGAAGCACTTACAGGTATAGAGAAAATAAAAAATTATTCTGACACCATATTGCAGATAACTGAAACCATTAACGATATAGCTGAAAAAACCAATTTGCTATCACTCAATGCATCAATTGAAGCTGCCCGTGCAGGAGAGTACGGCCGTGGTTTTGCCGTTGTAGCTGATGAAATTGGCAAATTGGCAGACAGATCTCTTGAACAATCAAAGAATATACAGACAATTTTATCTGAGATAGTTAGTGATATAGAAAATCAAACTATTCTTATGGGAACAGTGGTATATTCAAATGAGGATGTTGAGCGTTCTGTATATATGGTTAATCACGCAATAGATACTATCCTTGATTTTTGCATGTCGCAGGAGCAATTGACCAAAAGCATTGAAGAGAATATGGCAGTTGTGTTGCAAGGGTCATCACAGATAACAACTGCCACACAGGAAGAAAAAATTACTCTTGCCCAGATAACATCCACAATAAATCAACTTGTTGAAATAACCAATTCTGTATATGAAAATACTGAAGCACTCACAAAAACATTAACAAAAATTTTAACTCAGATAGATACGTTGCAATCGATATCACAGGGAAACGCTAGTACTACATAAATT contains:
- a CDS encoding zinc metallopeptidase — translated: MLFGIDPLYWMMMAPVLLISLWASFRVKSAFNKFSQVPSRSGYTGADVARIILQRNGLSHIPVEETTGFLSDHYDPIKKVVRLSPEVYNSNSLAAIGVAAHETGHAIQHAKLYRPLVLRNAIAPTASIGSNLSWIIIFAGFIIGSLGLVKLGILLFSLVVVFQLITLPVEFNASSRAKEILQGYGIVSAGELAGVSKVLSAAAMTYVAAAASAIVTLLYFLIRAGLLGGRDE
- a CDS encoding glycosyltransferase family 4 protein; amino-acid sequence: MRICLLCYRANPFCGGQGIYLKYVAEALSRQGHEVHAIVGPPYPHRMQNVTIHYIENNQYYIKKGFEFINHDNPFDIFHPINTYEYLHSRLGAFPEISGFSYRAFFALRKLHEKLKFDIIHDNQCIGYGLLFMKALGIPVIATIHHPLTIDLENVLERASSFKNRFKGVMFYPILMQKIVSKRLDHIITVSEDSKNRITKDFGVPSYKQSVVYNGLDTSIFRKLPHIKKKPEKLLFVGNVEDGKKGFVYLLKALTLIKSKATLTVIDGGAPHRRITQKLVDTLGVRNKIEFVGAASTDELVHHYNEASVCIVPSVYEGFGFPAAEAMACGTPVVASDGGALREVVGDAGIVVPVRDEVALADAIDNLLHSKKLLQELSHKGIERVKTLFNWDNAAVQISEIYNKVIAYYYR
- a CDS encoding methyl-accepting chemotaxis protein translates to MRVTCLLQYLLITVLCLCAAGCDSDNPIIDLRYNWKIYSGDNFSIANPEFDDISLQSINLPGKLSPKKAKQYIWLRKSVVIPEAFKNYDSAFVLGKIWDVEQTYFNGYKIGSAGSEYPNFHSEWNSFRYYIIPSHIIKYNQPNVIAIRVFSNQNAEYNGVPLITTLPHAKVINFYRSLLAEYIPLATSFLTLILGIIALYYYFKNKDMLTLYFAIVSVLWCISAMHFYLPHYWIFDFNTQDKIYYALTAVIAIVVYFFFENVTASYNRTLRIVITVAAFCMIILSLSATENDPVTGWRFQVIGTFGLIVQILWGLLIIKGIRKNQREAKTLLIPYLFMMLCVAHDSLAVSGVLYANFFWLNLGYPALILGIGAILSQRSARLAEELLESKQYIEKKNADLIQILQKINQSIAELQQVAKEVERSAHVLQTSMHDQTSSIEQTSAALEEFSSTVDIIASNSQHQDTILNKNKELLMELIKGINHITDAAKTAVKLSYKSQGQTAVTKEHLSEALTGIEKIKNYSDTILQITETINDIAEKTNLLSLNASIEAARAGEYGRGFAVVADEIGKLADRSLEQSKNIQTILSEIVSDIENQTILMGTVVYSNEDVERSVYMVNHAIDTILDFCMSQEQLTKSIEENMAVVLQGSSQITTATQEEKITLAQITSTINQLVEITNSVYENTEALTKTLTKILTQIDTLQSISQGNASTT
- a CDS encoding tetratricopeptide repeat protein — encoded protein: MKKSLLFLLITIISCSSAQKSQDSTVSKPHYKETSFELYSKALLLKNEKNYSQAIALLEEASKESNQLDAIYYQIAECYYYQYDYAKAIDYANKSIAINEYWDKPYLLQYSVYMNLNQIDEGVAALEKLLQKRPELYRVRFNLATVYYSQYKQNKKARYHFFKVVEQSEFEQIESYYKEQSYYYLGHIYYSFGEYKKSYHFFSKAYNENPENYSMLYILGLLNLEKGQITQATNFLSQYLDRYPNDIKAILHVGRIYYIYEDMKALPVLRKAIHHRSSEGQLARMMYQELLHKDDEALELAQKLKRMNSSLDMPYIAMARVALRKQDKATAASNFYTAGVLLYQKKDYNAAISMFSRALEMDPNIQEANLYLGQIYEDLNQYNIAIYFYGKAKTAKNEKDILLRIGYLYALLKDYSKAFEYMNAVQAIDTHNPDAYFFKGLVYLKKNDYRGAEDMLRRAVNIKKDEMYYFYLASVIDKQKRLQDTIAILQEACNSEQKSARICNYLGYLYADNNIKLDESLMLINSALESEPTNGAYLDSLGWVYYKMGKYHDALPLLLEAAQELELEGYPDAVVYEHIGDAYNALQLQDKAIEYWNKSYALDPKPEVQKKINSQKRK